The Mytilus galloprovincialis chromosome 4, xbMytGall1.hap1.1, whole genome shotgun sequence genome contains a region encoding:
- the LOC143072061 gene encoding uncharacterized protein LOC143072061 — MVATMSIHMFLKCIMNLFGAMLIISIVTKPTNCDTCPNDTFSNFKVGNLSKCYWLFTSQKEGIGWNRYRNSTVIMGFCHGLQTSMGCGSTSSICVQTYNGTGANETKNYSVGKLIPNKNPYSAIKGNTGTDFKANFNSGAKYTKKDKTVCVLKSEVYFQCNRNMKWKPVDAGKTAFLPANYITNVTFDESNCKFTVYVQYEGACTAIAPPQPIPEDNSLSLGSILIIIFVVVVSTYFLFGCTFKFCYGFRGPEVLPHSEFWIDLPVLITDGIAFTLKCGKTDMARNYDGI; from the exons ATGGTGGCGACAATGTCAATTCATATGTTTTTAAAGTGTATTATGAATCTATTTGGAGCGATGCTGATTATTTCTATCGTAACAAAACCTACGAACTGTGACACTTGTCCAAATGATACGTTTTCCAATTTTAAAGTTGGGAATCTATCAAAATG TTACTGGTTATTTACATCACAGAAAGAAGGAATTGGTTGGAATCGATATAGAAACTCTACTGTAATAATGGGATTCTGTCATGGACTGCAAACAAGTATGGGATGTGGAAGTACTTCTAGTATATGTGTGCAGACTTACAATGGAACTGGAGCAAATGAAACGAAAAATTACAGTGTAGGAAAATTAATACCCAACAAAAATCCATATTCAGCAATAAAAGGCAATACAG GTACTGATTTTAAAGCAAATTTCAACAGTGGGGCAAAGTACACCAAGAAAGATAAGACTGTGTGTGTGCTAAAGTCAGAGGTATATTTCCAATGCAACAGAAATATGAAATGGAAACCAGTAGATGCTGGTAAAACAGCATTCCTGCCTGCTAACTATATAACTAATGTTACTTTTGATGAAAGTAATTGCAAG TTTACTGTATACGTTCAATATGAAGGAGCCTGTACAGCCATAGCACCACCACAACCAATACCAGAAGATAACAGTCTAAGTCTAGGGTCTATCTTAATAATCAT atttgtaGTTGTTGTGTCAACATACTTTTTATTTGGTTGTACATTTAAATTTTGTTACGGATTCAGAGGGCCAGAAGTACTGCCACATTCAGAATTTTGGATAGATTTACCAGTTTTGATAACA GACGGTATTGCCTTTACCCTTAAATGTGGAAAGACTGATATGGCCAGGAATTACGATGGTATATGA